From the Trifolium pratense cultivar HEN17-A07 linkage group LG4, ARS_RC_1.1, whole genome shotgun sequence genome, the window aatcttttaaattatcttttttttttgagtttagttgatatgcaccgacagtgtaaaatagttttacacgatcgtccaataaataaccaccATTTTGTCATGTTATGTCAAGAAAGTGTGATGATGTAACAAAAAACATGATTGATATtaattgacggtgtaaaattattttacatcgtcgatgtatataaattaaatgcttttctttttatattaaatcTATCTTTTTTGAAGGAATCTTTTAAACCCGCATATCCTACTTAAGGGTGGTATATATAACCGCTCGGAGTGTTAGAGTAAGAAGTTGAATCTCTGTCTCAAATTGAATATCATATCGAAATCGAAAGAGTGCCATCGATGGAACAAACGACTCTTGTGTCAGAGTAATTTCATGAAGAACAAACGGTGCCATTATCAAGACTCAACAATTCCTTCGACATTGAACTCTTTCTCagtgaagaaaaacaaatttgaaaTAACGTTAATAGTTAGTTTAGTTGGAACACATTTCTGGGATTAGATTTTTAAGGTTGATTGTTAGTTAGAGGCAATAATCGTTTGAGGTAAGCATTCtcatttatttttgagttttattGAGTGCACGTAAACTGTTTGATAAAAGTTCTTCATGTTTGATAAAAGATAATGTAGGTTAGTTAGTTGCTTGTTCTAGATTTATTTACGAGATGTTATGTATGACTATTGTTGTGTGTTGTAAAAGCTTTTTGTTCTTCTTTGCTcgaggatttttttttggtatgaaATTTGGTATTCACTGGATGAGTTTTGAGCCCTCAAATCAGGTGCTAAAGTTGCATTCTCTTTGTTTGAGGAACTTGTATATTTTGTAgtttagtttaagtttattcTATTAAGTAGTTTAGTTTATCTATTAATTTGGTTTTTACTTAGTTTAAGTTTATTCcattaagggcccgtttggattaacttacttttgagcttatggaaaatagtttatgcaaataaataagcttttatgttaattcataagttctcgTTAGTAAAAAGTGTATCTTCATAAGCTATTATTTCGTAAAAtaccttaacaaacttataacataaaagcttatttatttgtataagtttctttgcataagctcaaaaataagtcaatccaaacggggcCTGAGTAGTTTATTGTAATATGCCAAGTAACTTATGATGAATTCTACTTTCAAAACATATCCATCtagtaggtttttttttactattctACTTAGGCTTTTTATTCCTTAATGCATTCTTTTTGCTTTGGATTGTAATGTTGATTAATGGAAAATACAGttctttgattttataaaaaattcaacatttgtttaatttcttgtattttttattggtcAGGAATCATGGACGTGGAGATGGAAAATTCAACATTGAGTGTTACTGGTGAATCGTCTATAGCTGCTTCTGATGTTCAAGATCAAAACCCTATATCTTCTGTTCAACCAACTTTGCCCCAGCCAACTCAACCTGTTATTTCAACAGTTATTACTCCTGTCGTGCCTCCTCTGGCTCCAATTCCCACAGTTCCTTCCTCTCTTGTCCGGCCTCTGGCACCGCTCCCAATTCGGCCCCCAGTTACTAGGCCACCAGTGCCTCAAAATGGCGAGGCTGATTCTAGTGATTCTGATTCGGACGGCGATGATGCAGACACCAGAATTAATAAGGGCACCGGGGAGTATGAAATATCAGAAGAGAGTAAATTGGCGAGGGAGCGGCAGGAGAAAGTGGTGCAAGACCTCATGATGAAGAGGCGTGGTGCTGCTCTTGCTGTTCCCACGAATGACATGGCAGTGAGGGCCCGTCTTCGCCATCTTGGTGAGCCGATTACTCTCTTTGGTGAGAGGGAGATGGAGAGACGAGATAGGTTGCGGATGATTATGGCAAAGCTGGATGCTGACGGTCAGCTGGAAAAGCTAATGAAAGCTCTTGAGGATGAAGAGGCCGCAACTTCTGCTCCTAAAGATGAGACTGAGGATGATCAAGAGTATCCTTTTTACACTGAAGGGTCAAAGTCCCTCCTCAATGCAAGGATTGATATTGCTAAATATTCTTTAGTAAGGGCTGCAATGCGTATTCAACGTGCccaaagaagaagagatgatCCGGATGAAGATGTCAATGCAGAGATGGATTGGACATTGAAGCAGGCAGCGAATTTGAATCTTGAGGTCAGTGAAATCGGAGATGATCGGCCACTTACTGGTTGCTCGTTCTCCCGGGATGGAAAAAGGATTGCTACCTGGTATGTCTTTTTTGCAAATTGGGAAGCTTAAAGTTTAATTTTCCATCTTACTTTCTTGCCAAACCTTTATAGTCTAACTCTAATCTTCGAAtgacatttttcttttctagttCTCTAACTGGAGCTTCCAAGTTGTGGAGCATGCCTAATGTACAAAAAGTTTCTACCTTTAAGGGGCACACCGAGCGTGCTACTGATGTTGCTTATTCTCCTTTGCACAATCATTTAGCAACTGCCTCTGCTGACAGGACAGCAAAGTATTGGAATGATCAAGGATCACTTTTGAGAACATTTGAGGGTCATCTTGATCGTCTTGCACGCATTGCCTTCCATCCGTCAGGGAAGTACTTGGGCACTGCTAGCTTTGACAAGACATGGAGATTATGGGACGTTGAAAAAGGAGAGGAGTTGCTTCTTCAAGAAGGCCACAGTAGAAGTGTGTATGGTTTAGCTTTTCATCATGATGGATCGTTAGCTGCGTCTTGTGGAATGGATGCTCTGGCTCGTGTATGGGACCTTCGTACTGGGAAAAGTGTTCTTGCACTAGAAGGTCATGTCAAACCGGTAAGATATTAAAGATCGCCCTCTTCTCTTTATCTATTGTTTTGTCTGTATTTCCATTCAATATTTTATCAGTCTGAGTCTGACCAttctttaatttcattttaagaTTCATGGCATCAGTTTTTCTCCTAATGGATATCATTTAGCCACTGGTGGTGAAGATAACACTTGTCGCATTTGGGACATGCGTAAAAAGAAATCCTTGTACACCATTCCCGCTCACTCTAATTTAATATCACAAGTCAAGTTTGAGCCACAGGAGGGTTACTTTTTGGTAACTGCCTCATTTGACATGACAGCCAAG encodes:
- the LOC123881581 gene encoding U4/U6 small nuclear ribonucleoprotein PRP4-like protein codes for the protein MDVEMENSTLSVTGESSIAASDVQDQNPISSVQPTLPQPTQPVISTVITPVVPPLAPIPTVPSSLVRPLAPLPIRPPVTRPPVPQNGEADSSDSDSDGDDADTRINKGTGEYEISEESKLARERQEKVVQDLMMKRRGAALAVPTNDMAVRARLRHLGEPITLFGEREMERRDRLRMIMAKLDADGQLEKLMKALEDEEAATSAPKDETEDDQEYPFYTEGSKSLLNARIDIAKYSLVRAAMRIQRAQRRRDDPDEDVNAEMDWTLKQAANLNLEVSEIGDDRPLTGCSFSRDGKRIATCSLTGASKLWSMPNVQKVSTFKGHTERATDVAYSPLHNHLATASADRTAKYWNDQGSLLRTFEGHLDRLARIAFHPSGKYLGTASFDKTWRLWDVEKGEELLLQEGHSRSVYGLAFHHDGSLAASCGMDALARVWDLRTGKSVLALEGHVKPIHGISFSPNGYHLATGGEDNTCRIWDMRKKKSLYTIPAHSNLISQVKFEPQEGYFLVTASFDMTAKVWSGRDFKPVKTLSGHENKVSSLDVFGDGGYIVTVSHDRTIKLWTSSTTSEHAMDVD